From Crateriforma spongiae, a single genomic window includes:
- a CDS encoding cupin domain-containing protein translates to MSDLHTAFSNLTNEIQIQDDGTISKTLCQDSHLKVVLFGFDTGQELSEHTASVPAIMHFIDGEAEVTVGNERSVASANSFYRMDANVPHSITATKPTKMLLLLLKAAKPTD, encoded by the coding sequence ATGAGTGATTTGCACACAGCATTTTCTAATTTAACGAATGAGATCCAAATCCAAGACGATGGCACGATCAGCAAGACGTTGTGCCAGGATTCGCATCTGAAGGTTGTCCTGTTCGGCTTCGATACAGGACAGGAATTGTCGGAACACACCGCATCGGTTCCCGCCATCATGCATTTCATCGATGGGGAAGCGGAAGTTACCGTCGGCAATGAACGATCGGTGGCGTCGGCGAACAGTTTCTACCGAATGGATGCAAACGTGCCGCACAGCATCACGGCAACGAAACCGACCAAGATGCTGTTGTTGCTGCTGAAAGCCGCCAAACCGACAGACTGA
- the cls gene encoding cardiolipin synthase: MILADGGGLFPNNWITTEGPQWWLVAAPVLLLVIEAVGIATACHALRYVRTSQATVAWVVGLLTVPVLTIPLYWVFARNRFSGYREAIRRVGQRHRESVDAVRRELATESNTRSTALQTPLDHVADVLDTPISADNRFELLIDGDAFFDAVEQQIDSATDYVYCCFYIIRDDECGGRFAEALIRQAKAGRKVRLLYDEVGCAGLRRRYLNRLKDGGVDVRSFNTRQGPANRFQINFRNHRKLVVVDGTSAIIGGLNIGDEYRGVANWIDGWRDTAVAVVGPLARKVQAVFAGDYYWAAGLDLAEANWGPTSNDDAPPNRRDNGQQGKRGLAAVCATGPADHLPRASMMFAAAASIAKSRLWISTPYLVPDEAVMVALASAKARGVDVKILIPAVADHWAVYLAGFYYEHELAEMKIPVYRYKDGLLHQKCVLIDDDLVLIGSTNLDNRSLHLNFELMVAIEQADFVRDVHRMLVNDLKQCHGPEDRAQITRPWTSRLGTAIARLFSPIL; the protein is encoded by the coding sequence ATGATATTGGCCGATGGCGGCGGTCTATTTCCGAACAACTGGATCACAACCGAAGGGCCGCAGTGGTGGTTGGTTGCCGCACCGGTTCTGTTGCTGGTGATCGAAGCGGTGGGGATCGCAACAGCCTGCCATGCGCTGCGGTACGTTCGAACGTCGCAAGCCACGGTGGCCTGGGTTGTCGGCCTGTTGACTGTGCCGGTGCTGACGATCCCGCTGTACTGGGTATTCGCTCGCAATCGATTTTCAGGTTATCGAGAAGCCATTCGTCGCGTCGGCCAACGTCATCGTGAATCCGTCGATGCCGTTCGACGTGAACTGGCGACCGAATCAAACACACGAAGCACGGCGCTGCAAACACCGCTGGACCATGTCGCCGATGTGCTGGACACGCCGATCAGTGCCGACAATCGCTTCGAACTATTGATCGACGGTGATGCTTTCTTCGACGCGGTCGAACAGCAGATTGATTCCGCCACCGATTACGTCTATTGCTGCTTCTATATCATCCGCGACGACGAATGCGGGGGACGCTTTGCCGAAGCCTTGATTCGGCAAGCCAAAGCGGGACGCAAGGTTCGGTTGCTGTACGACGAAGTCGGGTGTGCGGGATTGCGTCGACGCTACCTGAATCGATTGAAAGACGGCGGGGTTGACGTTCGATCGTTCAACACACGTCAGGGGCCGGCGAACCGATTTCAAATCAACTTTCGCAATCATCGAAAACTGGTCGTCGTGGACGGAACATCGGCGATTATCGGCGGCCTGAACATCGGCGATGAATACCGTGGGGTGGCCAATTGGATCGATGGCTGGCGGGACACCGCCGTCGCCGTTGTCGGACCACTGGCCAGGAAAGTCCAGGCCGTGTTTGCGGGCGACTACTACTGGGCGGCAGGACTTGATTTGGCGGAAGCCAACTGGGGGCCCACATCCAACGACGATGCCCCACCGAATCGCAGGGACAATGGCCAGCAGGGCAAACGTGGTCTGGCCGCGGTATGTGCAACCGGCCCCGCTGATCACCTACCGCGTGCGTCGATGATGTTCGCTGCGGCCGCGTCAATCGCCAAGTCACGATTATGGATCAGCACACCGTACCTGGTTCCCGATGAAGCCGTGATGGTTGCCCTTGCGTCCGCCAAGGCTCGCGGCGTCGACGTCAAGATTCTGATTCCCGCGGTTGCCGATCACTGGGCGGTGTATCTGGCCGGTTTCTATTACGAACACGAATTGGCCGAGATGAAGATTCCGGTCTATCGATACAAGGACGGATTGCTGCATCAAAAATGCGTCTTGATCGACGACGACTTGGTTTTGATCGGATCGACCAACCTGGACAATCGATCGCTGCACCTGAACTTCGAACTGATGGTTGCGATTGAACAAGCCGACTTTGTCCGAGACGTGCACCGGATGTTGGTCAACGATCTGAAACAATGCCACGGTCCGGAAGATCGCGCGCAAATCACGCGCCCTTGGACGTCGCGTCTGGGTACCGCCATCGCCCGTTTATTCAGCCCCATCTTGTGA